DNA sequence from the Oncorhynchus clarkii lewisi isolate Uvic-CL-2024 chromosome 9, UVic_Ocla_1.0, whole genome shotgun sequence genome:
TTTGCTCACTGGGTCATACCTCCCCCTGACCATCTTGAACATTTTTTCAGCATTGTTGCTCAATTGTTATACAGTGTTGCACAAATGCACCCTGTTTAACCCTGCCAGACTGAATAGGCAAAACAAAAGaagatttaatttttttaattgaacctttatttaactaggcaagtcagttaagaacaaattcttatttacaatgacggccgagatcaccagtttattttaacaatgtgaaatgtcagaataatagtagagagaattatttatttcagctttttctttcatcacattcccagtgggtcagaagtttgcatacactcaattagtatttggtagctttgcctttaaattgtttaacttgggtcaaatgttttgggtagccttccacaagcttcccatattaagttgggtgaattttggcccattcctcctgacagagctggtgtaactgagtcagctttgtaggcctccttgcttgcacacggtctttcagttctacccacaaatgttctataggattgaggtcagggctttgtgatggtcactacaataccttgactttgttgtccttaagccactttgccacaactttggaagtatgcttgggatcattgtccatttggaaaacccatttgcgaccaagatttaacttcctgactgatgtcgtgagatgttacttcaatttatccacataattttcctacctcgtgatgccatctatttgtgaagtgcatcagtccctcctgcagcaaagcaccccacaacatgatgctgccacccccttgcttcacggttgggatggtgttcttcagcttgcaagcctcccgctttttcctccaaatataacgatggtcattgtggccaaacagttctatttttgtttcatcagaccagaggactttcCTCCCAAAAGTACGCTCTTTGTCCCCACATTCAGTTGCAaatcatagtctggcttttttatggcagttggagcagttgcttcttccttgctgagcggcctttcgggttatgtcaatataggactcgttttactgtggatatagatacttttgtacttgtttcctccagcatcttcacaaggtcctttgctgttgttctgggattgatttgcacttttcgcaccaaagtatcttcatctgtaggagacagaatgcgtctccttcctgagcggtatgacggctgcgtgggtccatggtgtttatacttgcgtactattgtttgtacagatgaacgtggtaccttcaggcatttgaaactTGCTCCCGGgaatgaacaagacttgtggaggtctacaattaatttctgaggtcttggctgatttcttttgattttcccatgatctcaaacagaggcaccgagtttgaaggaaggccttgaaataaaatccataggtacacctccaattgactcaaattatgtcaattagcctatcagaagcttctaaagccatgacaaccaagctgtttaaaggcacagtcaacttagtatatgtaaacttctgacccactggaattgtgttacagtgaattataagtgaaataatctgtctgtaaacaattgatggaaaaattacttgtgtcatgcacaaagtagatgtcctaaccaacttgccaaaactagtttgtttacaagatattagtggagtggttgaaaaaccagttttaatgactccaacttaagtgtatgtaaacttccgacttcaactgtaggtattcctcttatctaggtgggtgaggacagggtggagtgcaattgagatagCATTGTCTATGGATCTGTGGGGGTGgtacgcaaattggagtgggtctagtgtggcttgGATGGTAGAGTTAATGtctgccataaccagcctctcaaagcacttcatgattacagaagtgagtgctacagggctgtAATCATTGAGGCATGAAGCCTGAGAGTTCTTAGGAACAGGAATGATTTTAAAACATGCTGGGATTATAGACTGGggcaaggagaggttgaaaatgaccgTGAATATGGCTGACAGCTGTTCTGTGTATGCTCTGAGAATGTGCCCTGGAATACCGTTGGGGCCCGCATCACTGTGGGTGTTGACCTGATTTAAAGATCCTTCTCGAGTCGGCCTCGGAGAGAGATCACCCAGTCCTCTCGGTCAGCGACAGCCCTCACACCCGGCTCGATGTTGTTTTCAATACTGTATGCAATGTCTATGGGTGAATTATGAAACAATTACTGTATGCAGATGTGCAACAAAATTGTaatttagatttgtttttgcAATTACTTGATCTATTTTAAATGTACTGTAAAAATATGTTGCAGATTCAACTTTAATTGGTGACTATGGAAACAAATATAAATGTAATTAACAATGTCTTCAATATTGTTACGTTCTGacttttatttcctttgttttgtctttttagtatggtcaggttgtgagttggggtgggcagtctgtttgtttatctatgtttggtttctgttccggcctagtatggttctcaatcagaggcaggtgtcgtttgttgtctctgattgagaatcatacttaggtagccggggtttcactgttggtttgtgggtgtttgtttccgtgtgagtgtttgtcgccacacgatACTGTTTCGTTCATGGTCacattttattgttttgtattttagtgttcagtttatgtattaaagtaatcatcatgaacacttaccacgctgcatcttggtccgatccttacgccGTTACAAATATCCAACTTTATCCAGTGCCTTACTTTTTTATGAGTGCTTTAATTAATTTTCCTTGCCAAATGCAGGTAGGGTATGTGCTTGTTATTTAATGAGGGGCAATTTTGGTAATTTCTTAGGCCAGGTGAAAAACATGTCAATTAACATTTACCTAAGTACTATTCTTGTTCCTACTTATTCTTGTATATTACTTTTTTAATTTTTCATAGATGTCACCAGTTTGAGGAAACAATTTTAACCACTAGTATTGCATgagtaaatcgctctggataagaatctgctaaattacacatttaaaatgtaaatgtaataacaGGTGGTCATTACCAGGTTATGATGAGATCTTAACTTGGACCGGTACATAATATAGCGGTCACAATTCTGACCAACTGGTCGTATTCTGGttagtaaaaatacattttaattcaacCAGTTGTGACCAAAATAATGCGTCATAAAAAGACGTCATACTTTGCCCACTGGTCTGTGTTCGTGGTTGGTGACAGCAGCAGACTGCAAGCCCCCCTTTTCCCAACCCGTCCTGTAGGTGGCGACAATACCCTATCTTGGAAATCGCTGCTGCTGTCTCGCAACTTGAAGAAGAAAATGCGAAACAATTCCGGTTCCGGAGACTCGATGTGTTGACCTGACAAAATGCTCGCCCGGTTGTCACGGTTTGGGCCTGCCTTGCCCCGTTTTCGCCCTTATCTTGTGTGCGGGACTCGGTTCGTATCTCAATCGCCACCCTCGGGTGCTGCTGGTTCGGCCACAGTGTCGGATTTGCAGCCTTCACATGCCAAGGAAAGTCATGGACACGCAGAGGTCAGCGCGTTCGAAAAGGTGAGTTGGTCCGGAATCTAAACGTAAATAACATTCTCTAGCGCTCATCTGTTATTTACATTTTTCTCATCCATTGTAGTTATTGACATAACGATACGCATTCCTTCAGTCAAACATAGCTACATTACTAAATCAAAtgttaaatcaaatgttattggtcacatacacatggttagcagatgttaatgcgagtgtagcgaaatgcttgcgcttctagttccgacagtgcagtaacattaacaattccacaactacttaATACACgcatctaaagggatggaataacatgtacatataaatatatagatgagtGATATCTGAGGGACATAGgcaagatggtataaaatacagtatttacatatgatgAGTAGTAAGGTTTACATAAAGTGGCAttactaaagtgactagtgatccatttattaatgtGGCCAATgattgagtctgtatgtaggcagcagcctctctgttagtgatggctgtttaacagtctgatggcctgtaagctgtttttcaggtctctcggtcccagctttgtaCTGTACTGACTTCGTCTtttggatggtagcggggtggacaggcagtggcttgggtggttgttgtccttgatattTTTGGCCTATCTGCATTCAAGGATAGTACTAGCTagaaacattagctagctagttaacactTTCTTCACAGTGGTGTATCATGAAACCATGATAACAATCTCTCTCAAATCTCTACAGAATCGAGATTATCATGGGTTCTCTCAGGACCCTGTCGTTGACGAGTGGAACATGAGGATGGCCTTCTTCTTTGGCATCTCTATGGCTATTGTGGTTGGGGGTACCTTCATCCACTATTTGCCAGACCATGGGTATGTTTAAGCTGCACTGCACATCCCTGTCACTTGCTCTCACAAAGAGTAACTGAGAACTGAAAAGCCCAGCAACAgtagatatacactgagtatacaaaacatacagaacacctgctctttccatgagactgaccaggtgaattcaggtgaaagctattgatgtcacatgttaaatccacttcaatcattgtagatgaaggggaggagacaggttaaagaagaatgtattgaAACATCTCTATCAAGCTTGTCAACCAGACACTACTTTGAGGAAACCAAACTACCGGAAACCAGTCCTTTTCAGTTAAAGGCAGTGACGTGAGGAGACAAATTGTCTTGTTTTTGGGAAAGGTTGCGtcatcatccccttcatttgaCGAAGACTACTGATTGAGTATTTTATTAatcaaatgttaaaaaaaaaaattaatatcacattacacatttagtaatgacagaatGCATTTTAAACTTCAAGCACAGTAACACTTATGACTTTTTGTATCGATAGGAGTGGGGGAAAAAGGTGCCTGTGCATTGATAAGAGCTCTGCTTCCTGACTCTGACATTATACATTGGGTTAGGGCCTGTTTtttttcatcaataactagggtacgggCAGGGGTCGGGTATCACTAAATTGATCACTAACATTTTGAAGCTGAGCCATTTGCTCGTGTTTTGCAGTACAGTCATATCTGACTAAGATCTAAGATCATGGTGTCAAGTGTTTCAACCTCGTCAAATCTAAGACAGGAGAGACTACTTAAATGTTCCTTGAGTTGGACGAGCAATATCCACCATCGCAGTACagatgaagcctgagctggaatgtgaagctaactgaagctggttagctttagaaacacctgagtagatctagcttgctttGTAGGATACCCTTCTGGACtccacaaattcacttatgtTGTCTCCATCTCTGAACCTCTAAACAAGCATCCAACAAACCCATACACATCTTACATGTTTGATTTTAACTGATCACCACAAACACAATAATTGATCATTAATCTTTTTGGCCTGTCTTTTTCTCACCAGTATGAGGCAGTGGGCCAGGAGGGAAGCAGAAAGGTTGATTACACAGAGGGAGGCTGCAGGCCTTCCTCTTATGGAGGAGAACTACTATGACCCAAGCAAGATTGTGCTACCAGGAGCCGGAGAAGAGTAGGATGTACAATAAGGAGATGCACATTGATCATTTGTTTATTTCTCTGACTGTAAATTTCTCTTCAGTATGTTATTAAACAtacactactctactacaccaTTGCTTGATCATTCTTTTCTAGCCAGTGGTCAAACTGAATAGCCTTTAGTAGCAATTGACCGTATCAGTGATCATGAAATGGTACGATAGTCAAACTACTGGAGTCAACTCTGTGAGCCCCTTGTCGTCGCCCCAGGCCATGCCATCGCATCTCCAATGGATGATACCACAGCTGTGAAAGTGTGACATTGTTATCATGCACCGCCCCCTTCAAATAATATTACACGAGCAAACACAATCTCCAGGAAGTCAAAGGCATACATCGACAGAGGGTGTGTTTAGAcgggcagcccaattctgatattaattgctcttttgaccaatcaaatgagctctgaaaaagatctgatgaaattggtcaaaagaccatttAGTGGAAAAATCGAATACAGCCTTTGAGTGATGGCATGGATGCACAAGTGCACACAGTAGTAGTGCTGGTGATTGACGAACTTGAATGTGGCCTTATGACCATTCTGAAAGAAGATAAGGATTTAAGTACCAACCAGCAACCTCTTATTACAATGCATGCAAGAATAGGCTTCAGTTAAAGATTAACTGAAACACTAAAACAAACCATGACATCTCATTATTTTGTACTTTTTTGTCAAGGGAGGCcagatgctcgctggcttcccttgccttcaatgctacggacggcaacaatgtcatactcgtttggaccagacagctTCAGATAAATGGCCTACACgaagacagaggggtgctgtttcgctCGCTTGGATGCTTTCAAATCCCATTGAGAGCATACatcattaattcatacattgctgtgcccctggcctgaggatggaagttcaatatgtagctagatgtacagggctaatgttaactagctaaagttgcccatgaatggaagttaggctatcGAACAAGAATTTTAATCAGGTaacctaaaacaacaacaaaaaatgtactgtatgacagagtgatagaccgtttcatCAACCTGAAAGAgaagaggatggcattggcgtttctctacaagtagggttagtcaacatgtttttctacttgcatgaACATACACACGCgtttggcttccccagtgattttacccacacatcGCTACTGCGTCTGTGACAGTATGGGCAATTTCCATTATAAAGTAACATATTttcttcttcattggctgattgcACCCAACTCAGTAATACACACCcatttgactactttaaaatggtggaagtccTCAATGTCCATGGTAAAATGggttttataaactgggtggttcgagccctgaatgctgattaggtggcagctgtggtatatcagataGTATACAACGTGTATGAGACATTTATTTTGACTGCTCCaatttggtaaccagtttataatagcaataaggcacttctgagtttgtggtatatggccaataaaacacagctaagggctgtattcaGGCACTCCATGTTGCAtcatgcttaagaacagcccttagcagtggtatattggccatttaccacaccccctcgggccttattactTAAATATCCATGACGATATATATCCATATCTCTCTATGACAACAGGAACAAATCCAATGTTAACTCGTTTTTTTTCAAAGATGCCGAAATGCCATGTGCGTCCACCTATATCAGTGCATTCATAACCTAACCCTTATgaaacttctattcgatcaaataagcccCCTGTAGTAAATGATCaattacaaaaatgtaaattttaccatatttttattttattgttggacataagactgtaaacaccagcaaatcagctccaagtcaTTTTAATTGTGGAagtctgttccaaagtattccaaCGCATAATACAGAgatacatttgtatacgatcacatactGTATCTGTTTCGGGtacttgcggtcaatttgcagtcaacaaattatttgtaattacaTTCTGGGCCCCCTGACAATACACTCAAGAAACCAAATTGGCCCGCTGCAGAATCTAGTTGATCTCAagcctataacctctcacatataGTGTTATAATAAATTCTGCAGAATTCATTTtttgcagtaaaatgatacaaATTTTAATTTGTCTCCAGAAAAGGAGTGGAGAAATGATTTATTTCTTGAAAACGTGAAGATGCGTGTAATGTTATATTTGACATTTATGCAAGCagacagtatttcaaccacataaaatatgcgcCCAAGATTAACTTAGGTCTTATCAGAAAAATGTTATTTTCTCAGCTTTTTATTTCCTTAAACTGACATTGGACATCTTGCACAACACCAATCTTTCCACTGTTTGAGTTATTGCATTTTTCCCCAGTCCCTAAACGAAAGACAATTTTACCGATCTTAACAACATTCATGAATTAATTCTTTCGACGTAAGAAATTCTGGTGAGCActactttatttagtcttctatggcaacaagttatgacagaagagaagctgtatATAACTATAGGTGACAAACAAATGACCTACCAAATGTCCGAAATTATAAGCAGAGACTTGGCTAGATTAGGGGTTAAAAGGTACGGAGTATCAGCAAAATAAATTATTATGCAATTATTATGGTGGAtcaaagtgatttgtttgacaagcAGGATGAAAACGTTATCACACAACACCATAGGCTGCACACACCCATGATATGTGCAACTGAGCCTGTGCAGACTACGAAAAACAACAGTAAACAGTATGTTTAAATGTTAATGTACAATATTTGATGGATTTGCaaaaatatgttacaaatttctatctaggtggctaacgttagctgggtTCAGGTTGTTTAGGAGTTAGTTTGAAGGGTTAGCtaaattgcattgtttgctctataacctgttagttcatataccTTGCGACCGTGATGTATAGGCCTAAAGCCGAGACAATAATACAGTGGTGAAATCAATTCAACCAAACCTTTTgttcaagcaagttaatgtttccaacattttcggactaataaacaactattgatttagaaccatggagagcaagtcgcaaagaaaacaggagctgctgTTATGGGTGGaagatggcacagtgatgccatctgttggtaaatgttcattactgcaactcttgggttttaccggggtgcttgagatacccggatgtgttgtgatgtactgaacaagactggttactcgcatcaatgcctctgtctcgtcatttaGCATTCAAACATGGTGTCAGAGTCGGATAACTAACCATGCTTTCCGCAAATTAGAGTCACCTGCTCTGGTTTACAAACAAATGCTTATTTGTGTAAAATTTCGCCCGGAATTGGCTAGAGTGAGTTTGCTAGTTAGCTTCAGTGTTGTTAGCACCGGTTAGACATGGCAGCGAACATTCCCCCTCCCACCGTTATGAAGCTCAGCGGGGATTGGAGCACGAACTGGTATACGTTTAGAGGTGAATGGGAGGACTATGCGCTAGCAACGGGACTTCTGGAAAAGGAAGATGAGGTAGTGGCTGCCACTTTGAGGACTATAATGGGAACTGAATGCCGACACGTATACAAACACAACCTGAACCTAACAGCAGCACAGCAAGGTAACGCTATAGCTATTCTTGATGCTCTTGAACATTACTTTACGCCAGCAAAGAACGTCATCTACGAGCGTTATGTTTTCGGTCGTTGCAAACAGGAGGACGGGGAGTCCATTGACAGCTTTGTCACTAGGTTAAGGGAAAAGGCAGCTACATGTGACTATGGTGCTTTAAGATATGAACTGATCAGAGATACGATTGTGCTTGGCATAACGGATGAGGGCACCCGCAGACGTTTGCTGAGAGAACGTGACCTGACGCTGGCCTTGGCAGTGGAGACATGCCGTGCAGCAGAGCTTACTGATATACGGATGAGGTCCATGGAGCTAGAAAGGCAACATACGGACAATGTAAATGCTACATTCAGGCAGCCAGTAAAGAAATTCCCCTTTGCCACAGCTAATGCTAATACTACAGCCAACTCTGCAGTAGACAACCCCAATACATGCCGATATTGTGGCATTTCTCATGGACGAGGAAAAGAACACTGCCCAGCCTATGGAAAAATATGCAAATCCTGTGGTACAGCTAATCACTTCGCAAGGGTCTGCATGAAAAGCAAGAGAAAGGAGGGTAAAGTGCACTccatggaaacaaacacagatGAAGGGAACGACAGCACAGAGGATGTATATGTTAGCGAGTGCATAGGGGCAGTGAGGGCAAAAGGACAAAAGTGGTTTGTCACTCTGCTACTTAATAATAAACCACAGCAATGCCAGCTAGATTCAGGGGCCACATGCAACGTTATGAGCCTTAAAGACAAAAGGAGGCTCGCGCCCAGAGACAAACTCACACAGAGTAGCACCAAGCTGAAACTGTATTCAGGCCAGTTCATGACCTCTTTAGGCCTGTTTGTGACAGAGTGTGTTTTACGTGGCCAGAAATACACCCTTGAGTTTGAAATAGTTGAGGCTAGTCAACAGCCATTACTGTCAGGTTCTACATGCGAGCGCCTTGGACTTATTAACTTCACCATCCCAGCTGATCTTAACATTATAGACAAAGTCCAGGCTGGGCCCCTGAGCAAGGAGACACTCCTAAGCAAGTACCATGATGTCTTCAACGCACCGGTCGAGTCAGTTCCTGGGGAAGTCCACTTTGAGTTGGACGCAGAAATCCAGCCTGTCCAGTGTGCACCCCGCAATGTACCAGTGGCCATGAAAGCAGCTACGAAGGCTCAGCTTGACAAATACGAAGCAGATGGCCACATCATATCCGTCACCGAGCCTACGGACTGGATAAGTAATATGGTTATCGTCAAGAAACCAGACAAGCTACGGATATGCATTGATCCTAAACACCTCAACCGGGCTCTGCGACGTTCACATTACATTATGCCCACGTTGGAGGATGTTCTTTACAAGCTCCCAAAGGCCAGAGTCTTCACGCTCGTGGATGCCAGAGATGCCTTTCTGCAGTGCAAGCTCGACGAGCCCAGCAGCTACATGACCACCTTTTGGACACCCTGGGGCAGGAAGAGGTGGTTGAAGCTTCCGTTTGGTGTCTCCGTGGCTCCAGAGGTGTATCAGCGGAAACAGCATGAGCTGTTGATGGGACTTAGTGGCGTGGAACCCATAGCAGATGACATTCTCGTAGTGGGCTGTGGGGACAGTGATGAGGAGGCAGAATGTGACCATGACGCCAAGCTGCTGGCCCTGATGGTCAGATGCAGACAGGTCAAGCTAAGGCTAAGCATAAAAAAGCTTCAGTTTAAAGTGCCAGAGGTCCGCTTTCATGGGCACATCTTGTCCTCCACCGGATTGAAGGCGGATCCTGAAAAAGTGAAGGCTGTCTTGGAAATGCCCCACCCATCTGACGTGAAGGGAGTGCAGCGCTTCGTCGGATTCGTCACCTACCTGGCCAAATTCCTACCGCGGCTCTCTGAAGTGTGTGAGACACTGAGGAGGCTCATGGACAAGGACACCATCTGGCATTGGCTCCCAAAACATGACGCagcggtgagggaaataaaacaacTGGTCACCCAGACACCTGTACTGCGATACTACAATGTGTCAAAACCTGTCACGATTCAGAGTGACTCAAGCCAGTATGGACTTGGCTGTTGCCTCATGCAGGAGGGCCAGCCTGTGGCATTCGCCTCTAGGGCACTCACCCCAACAGAGCAGAACTATGcccagatagagaaggagtgcctCAGCATTGTGTTTGCATGCCAACGCTTCCACCACTACCTGTACGGGCGCGACAATATTACCGCAGAGACCGATCACAAGCCCCTTATTGCTATATTCAGCAAGCCTCTCCTGAATGCCCCAAAACGACTGCAGAGCATGC
Encoded proteins:
- the LOC139416543 gene encoding NADH dehydrogenase [ubiquinone] 1 beta subcomplex subunit 11, mitochondrial-like, giving the protein MLARLSRFGPALPRFRPYLVCGTRFVSQSPPSGAAGSATVSDLQPSHAKESHGHAEVSAFEKNRDYHGFSQDPVVDEWNMRMAFFFGISMAIVVGGTFIHYLPDHGMRQWARREAERLITQREAAGLPLMEENYYDPSKIVLPGAGEE